In Nerophis ophidion isolate RoL-2023_Sa linkage group LG15, RoL_Noph_v1.0, whole genome shotgun sequence, the sequence GGTGCTGCTGTTGTTTCCTTTGCTGCTGTTGTTGGTTTTATTACTGTCGGTGCTGCTGTTGTTTCCTTTGCTGCTGTTGTTGGTTTTATTACTGTCGGTGCTGCTGTTGTTTCCTTTGCTGCTGTTGTTGGTTTTATTACTGTCGGTGCTGCTGTTGTTTCCTTTGCTGCTGTTGTTGGTTTATTACTGTTGGTGGTGCTGTTGTTTCCTTTGCTGCTGTTGTTGGTTTTATTACTGTTGGTGGTGCTGTTGTTTCCTTTGCTGCTGTTTTTGGTTTTATGACTGTTGGTGCTGCTGTTGTTTCCTTTGCTGGTGTTGTTGGTTGTATTACTGTCGGTGCTGCTGTTGTTTCCTTTGCTGCTGTTGTTGGTTTTATTACTGTCGGTGCTGCTGTTGTTTCCTTTGCTGCTGTTGTTGGTTTTATTACTGTTGGTGCTGCTGTTGTTTCCTTTGCTGGTGTTGTTGGTTTTATTACTGTTGGTGCTGCTGTTGTTTCCTTTGCTGCTGTTGTTGGTTTTATTATTGTTGGTGCTGCTGTTGTTTCCATTGCTACTGTTGTTGGTTTTATTACTGTTAGTGCTGCTGTTGTTTCCTTTGCTGCTGTTGTTGGTTTGATTACTGTCGGTGCTGCTGTTGTTTCCTTTGCTGCTGTTGTTTCCTTTGCTGGTGTTGTTGGTTTTATTACTGTTAGTGCTGCTGTTGTTTCCTTTGCTGCTGTTGTTGGTTTTATTACTGTTGGTGCTGCTGTTGTTTCCTTTGCTGCTGTTGTTGGTTTTATGACTGTTGGTGCTGCTGTTGTTTCCTTTGCTGATGTTGTTGGTTTTATTACTGTCAGTGCTGCTGTTGTTTCCTTTGCTGGTGTTGTTGGTTTTATTATTGTCGGTGCTGCTGTTGTTTCCTTTGCTGCTGTTGTTGGTTTTATTACTGTCGGTGCTGCTGTTGTTTCCTTTGCTGCTGTTGTTGGTTGTATTACTGTTGGTGCTGCTGTTGTTTCTTTTGctgctgttttatttttattattgttggtGCTGCTGTTGTTAGTTTTATTACTGTTGGTTCTGCTGTTGTTGGTTTTATTATTGGTGGTGCTGCTGTTGTTTCCTTTGCTGCTGTTGTTGGTTTGATTATTGTTGGTGCTGCTGTTGTTTCCTTTGCTGCTGTTGTTGGTTTTATTACTGTAGGTGCTGCTGTTGTTTGCACTGCTACTGTTGTTGGTTTTATTACTGTCGGTGCTGCTGTATTTTCCATTGctaatgttgttggttttattaCTGTTggtgctgctgttgtgtcctttgcTGCTGTTGTTGGTTTTATTACGGTTGGTGCTGCTGTTGTTTCCTTTGCTGCTGTTGTTGGTTTTATTACTGTTGGTGCTGCTGTTGTTTCTTTTGctgctgttttatttttattattgttggtGCTGCTGTTGTTTCCTTTGCTGCTGTTGTTGGTTTTATTACTGTTGGTTCTGCTGTTGTTGGTTTTATTATTGGTGGTGCTGCTGTTGTTTCCTTTGCTGCTGTTGTTGGTTTGATTATTGTTGGTGCTGCTGTTGTTTCCTTTGCTGCTGTTGTTGGTTTTATTACTGTAGGTGCTGCTGTTGTTTGCACTGCTACTGTTGTTGGTTTTATTGCTGTCGGTGCTGCTGTATTTTCCATTGctaatgttgttggttttattaCGGTTGGTGCTGCTGTTGTTTCCTTTGCTGCTGTTGTTGGTTTTATTACTGTTGGTGCTGCTGTTGTTGGTTTTATTTCTGTTGGTGCTGCTGTTGTTTcctttgctgttgttgttggttttattaCTGTCGGTGCTGCTGTTGTTTCCTTTGCTGCAGTTGTTGGCGCTGTTGTTATCGTCGCCGCCGCTGTTTTTATTATCATCATCGCCGCCGTTGTTACTGTTGCTGTTTTACTGCAGCTGCTGTCGGTGTCGTTACTTTTGCTGCTTCTGCTCGCTAACAAGCTTTACTCCAGCACTCCCCGGCTCCCTTGTTTTTGATTACTGCGACTTTTATTCCACAGCAGAGAGACGTTTTGGAATGTTCCAGAATGCATGGAAGATCATCTTGCCAAGGTCTCCGCAGCCACCGCATGTGCATCCATCATTGGAATTCCCTACCCTGACTGCGCGGCCATGTAGCTTTTACttgttagcgtgtgtgtgtgtgtgtgtgtgtgtgtgtgtgtgtttgattgcCATTCCATTTATCTCTGGCGACAGAAGAGGGGATGGCACAGTTAGTCATTGACAGGTTGgtacggggggtggggggggggtgccAGGTGTACTCATTTGTTTGGGGAAATAATTGGGAATTAAGAGGATAATGAGGTCCTCGGGGAGACGTTGATGTGCGTCTGACATTCCTGATGAATGAGAGACGGCGTGCGGAGAAGACTTTGATGAGCCTCCAACACAGACTCTGTCGTGACCCGAACAATACACTTTGCCACgccgttattaaaaaaaaataaaacattttggctAATTGTTGACCAGTTAACTTGTTGCCGTCGCTGTTGTCGCatctttttgaagaaaaaaaaccctGCAGATTTAAATTGTCGAGAGGAGAGACCATTTGTTTTCAGAGGAAAGAAATGATTTCATTTCAATATAATATTCAAACTGGATATGATTCATAGTGAACATTATATATCAGTGTAAAGTGAATATGCTCTGTCAGTTCTGTGGATTTGACATTTTACTCCCAACTGGACCTTTGgagctacactatattgccaaaagtatttggccacccatccaaatgaacaaaatcaggtgtcctaatcacttaagtctataaaatcaagcacttaggcacggagactgtttctacaaacagttTTGAACGAataggccgctttcagtgatttccagcgtggaactgtcatatgaTGCCACCTGTGCACCAAATCCAGTTGTGagatttcctcgctcctaaagaTACTGaggtcaactgtcggctttattataagaaaatggaagagtttgggaacagcagcaactcagccactaagtggtaggccacgtaaactgacagagaggggtttagcggatgctgaagctcatagtgcaaagactttctgcacagtcagttgctacagagctccaaacttcatgtgaccttctagttagcccacgtacagtacgcagagagctacATGGAGTGGCTTTCCATAGCCGAGCAGctgcctctatatatatatatatatatatatatatatatatatatatatatatatatatatatatatttatttattttatatatatatttatttatttgtaaatgatggtggaaaataagtatttggtcaaccattcaaagctctcactgatggaaggaggttttggctcaaaatctcacgatacatggccccattcattcttcccttaacacggatcaatggtcctgtccccttagcagaaaaaacagccacaaagcatgatgtttccacccccatgcttcacagtaggtatggtgttcttgggatgcaactcagtattcttcttcctccaaacacgacgagttgagtttataccaaaatggatacatggatgatacagcagaggattgggagaatgtcatgtggtcagatgaaaccaaaatagaactttttcgtataatgctttggggctgttttttttgctaaggggacaggacgattgatccgtgttaaggaaaaaatgaaaggggccatgtatcgtgagattttgagccaaaacctccttccatcagtgagagctttgaatggttgaccaaatacttattttccaccataatttacaaataaattctttaaaattcctacaatgtgaattcctggattttttttcatattctgtctctcacagttgaagtgtacctatgatgaaaattacagacctctgtcatcattttaagtgggagaacttgcacaatcggtggctgactaaatacttttttgccccactgtatatatacatacatacatacatatataacaagGCCCCTGGCAAATTTTTTGACTCAAGGTggccccgggtcaaaaagttttggGGACCCCTTAACTATACACTCAAAACTAGCAATACTGCAACTGCACTAATAAATATGTGTTGTGTTCTGTCTGTCTGGAAGCCATGCAGAGACAGGAGATGTGGTGCAAGTAAACATGACTtcaatgtcaaaaaaacaacaactcacagCAGCAGGGAAGCGAACAGGAAACGTAAACAAAACAATCAACGAGGACCCATCCATGTCTGCAGGGCAGGCTGGCATAGAAggaagcctgattggcaacctggaACAGGTGTGCCCGGATTGCCGATCACGGATAGGCGAGGCAGACGGCACTCAGAGGGGTGGTGGAGGACAACAGGAAGTAGAACTACAAATAAAAGTGCTGGAAAGGAAACCATACAAAACAGTAAAAATAAATGAGTCCAGACCTGTATTGACAATGTGGTCATAAAAAATCAAGACAACTATTTTATCTTGTAAAAAAGGGCAAGGTGCCTTCATGCTTATAAAACAAAagatattgttattaatattctttCATTATGGCGCTAATGTGACGCCATTATGTCACGTGTAATAAAAACGGCcagagattctcaaactgtggtgtgTGTAACACAAGTGGTGTGCGGATTCTTTCTTGTACCACAACAAAGactcacttgattaaagtacagtgttttattttcctactgTAAATTCAAACACTGTGTTAATGttcacattaatatatatatatgttcatatatatatataatatatatatatatacatatatatatatgtatatatatatatatatatatgtatgaacatatatatatttatgttcatatatatatatatatatatatatatatatatatatatgtatgtatatatatctatatatttatgtatatatatatatatacataaacatatatatatatatatatatatatatgtatatatatatatatttatatatatatatatatatacatatatatatttttttctatatatatatgtatattaatatatatataaatgtatgaatatatgtgtgtatatatatatatatatatatatacatatatacatgtatatatatacacatatatatatattttttatttttttttatagaaatgtatcagagctgtttatctattttatggacgAATGTAGTTAATCATCGAACCGGCACCCAAtggtttaaaaacaaacaaaaaacgatGGATTTTGATAACATAACAATTTGAATctagaatcaattctgaatggaATCGTAACCTCCAAGAATCGAGTGGTTTGAATCACATGCACgctcgcatatatatatatatatatatatatatatatatatatatatatatatatatatttatatataacctggaaccctcaagttgctgggacggccgctctaccatccgagctataTTGTTGAGACTGTCCAATTAAAAAGACACCTGCTTAACTTCACAATCTAAgctttgatataaaaaaaaaataattttctcggTGACTAAGAAAAATTCCCCCGAAGCGATGTATTGGAGGCGCTGACATGGTTGACATGTGACAGGCGGGCCCAGCTGGGAGGAACATGAGCACGCACCATGCAGGTACGACAAAGGACCACCCCTGTTTGCAGTGCGGCGATGATGCATGTTTATGTGGCTCCCGGCTCGGGGGTCTCCTGAGTCGACTGCATTATTCCGGCTGTGGAGACAGGAAGTCTCCGGGGGGATGTGACTCCCGCTTACGCCGTCCATGTTTGTTTCTGTCGGAGAACAGCCGCCCGCTAAACAGCGTCTCGCTGAATACCAAATTAGATGTAAAGCGCGGGGAGAAGTTTAAAAAGGAATATCAAACAGGTAGAAATAATGACTGGCTTGAGGGGAGTTCTTCACAAAGGCCTACTCTGGGTTTTATGAGACGAACCTGACTTTTTGCCCAGGATATCATCAGACACAATGGGGATTTTATTCATTTACAAGCTTTTCATCCATGATAGCGTCTGCGTGAGTCAAGATAAGAAAAACACCCCCCAAAAGGCACAAATTattttctgggtttttttttcaatttacattcGCTTTGTGTCAAAGCACAGGAAGGCCTCATCTGCATATttgctttattattatttttttacgctTACCAATCTAAGAAATTATCATAAGAGGTTCCCtggcattttttgttttgttatatttTCCTTTTATATAGTattttccttaatttttttttacttcatttgGTTATTCTcatgaagtaaaaaaaatgtgggtgtgaatgttgtctgtctatctgtgtttgccctgcgatgaggtggcgacttgtccagggtgtaccccgccttccgcccgattgtagctgagataggcaccagcgccccccgcgaccccaaaagggaataagcggtagaaaatggatggatggatggttattctcaaatcaagtaaaaaataaatccatccatccattttctaccgctgattcccctttagggttgcggggggcactggtgcctatctcagctacaatcgggtggaaggcggggtacaccctggacaagtcgccacatcatcgcagtaaGAAATAAATGTGATGCATTATTGCGAAGGTGGTGGACCTTATTTTATTGTGATTATAGTCCAGTGAAAAAACATTAACAGGgactcaaaaaaaataaaaatattattttaaaaaaaaatctaaaaatgttttgtcttttaaaaaaaaggtcccgtaaaaaaaatatatatatccactacaaaaaaggtaaatgtcttctcttaaaattaaaaaaaaaaaaaaaataaaaaaaaaacatatttgttttccCTTCACAATGTGCATCTTTAACatattttggaaaaataaaaatcgagATTCATAAATTTGCACGTTTATAATTTGTGAACATATACTCCCTAAAAGTACTTCCAACTGAATAAAGATTGAAAACAAATtagtaaaaatagcaaaaatgtatttactaactaagcttttttttcttatataaataTTCGTCCGTAAATAGTACATGAAAAGGAAAAACAAATGTGGatgggcaaaaaaaacaaaaaaaaaacgctaagCCTGAATCTAAATCGCGattcttaaaaaaatgtaaataaaaatctaaaattaaaaatgtttaatgaacatgtaaaataaatatacgtatataaattGTACTTCTTATTAATTGTTATACCGAATCGATTCATCATTTTtaagaattatttttttaaaatgttttttagccCATCTCCGGGCTTTTTTGCTGCTCGAATATGTCATTGGTCAGCAGTCAAGacaagcttttgtaacctgtaacctgttttgaaaaggctttattaaaacattgtcttgtcttgtctaattaataaatgtcagtgtttgaacctgacagaaccgTGGGTTGTTGCAAGAGTACATGCATGAAAAATAATCATTGATATTTTCTTCCAAGCTGATTCACTGAATAAAGTTGGAGTGGTGCAAAACAAGCAGTAAgaatgatccgcctccgcttgtggtggtttcctgctggctccactgtggacgctctgttggatccactttggactggactctcacggttgtgttggattcactatggattgaactttcacagtatcaagttagacccgctcgacatccattgctttcagttccccgagagggggtgggggttgcccacatatgcggtcctctccaaggtttctcatagtcatcattgtcaccaacatcCCAAAgggtgtgagatttccttgcccttatgtgtgctctaccgaggatgtcgttgtggtttgtgttgtggtttgtacagccctttgagacactagtgatttagggctatataaataatcattgattgattgatagtttagtGCTGCAGATCGGATCATTTCCTGTTCCCGGTCTTGGGGTCAGACGAAGAAGAACAAGGCGACCACGGGCCTCCCCAGACTCCAGCAGCAGAGCAGCAAATGTTTGGATGACATATTGAAATGCTACGCTGGCGTTCCTCAAAGCTAATAGCGGCAGCCGTTAAGCCGCCGTCTCAAAGGATAGCTTAGTTGCTGTATGCCGGCGACAAAACTTTTATTAAGCTTGGCGGTAGACGATAGAAGACCATCTGTCAGTGCCCTCACCTCACATGGACCTCTGCCGCAAGGAACAAGTGGAATCTGTCCACCAAAGTCAGAAAGCGCCCAGGATCCGCGAGCAAGCCCGAGCTGCATGGCAAGCGGCCATTTTTTGCACAAAAGGAACCATTCAGTGGCGAGCGGCGCTTCAGGCTGAACTCTGACGGGCTAAAACTACTCCAGATATCGGACAAGAGTGTCACAACAATGACAGGATGCTCAAAGGAGGGTTTAGTGTAATATGGTAAAATGGTCTTtaaaacaacacaactttattgcTACTTAAAGGTGTTTTGCAGAATTAT encodes:
- the LOC133569906 gene encoding probable cyclin-dependent serine/threonine-protein kinase DDB_G0292550; protein product: MAAQSGNSNNGGDDDNKNSGGDDNNSANNCSKGNNSSTDSNKTNNNSKGNNSSTNRNKTNNSSTNSNKTNNSSKGNNSSTNRNKTNNISNGKYSSTDSNKTNNSSSANNSSTYSNKTNNSSKGNNSSTNNNQTNNSSKGNNSSTTNNKTNNSRTNRNNSSTNRNKTNNSSKGHNSSTNSNKTNNISNGKYSSTDSNKTNNSSSANNSSTYSNKTNNSSKGNNSSTNNNQTNNSSKGNNSSTTNNKTNNSRTNRNNSSTDSNKTNNSSKGNNSSTDNNKTNNTSKGNNSSTDSNKTNNISKGNNSSTNSHKTNNSSKGNNSSTNSNKTNNSSKGNNSSTNSNKTNNTSKGNNSSKGNNSSTDSNQTNNSSKGNNSSTNSNKTNNSSNGNNSSTNNNKTNNSSKGNNSSTNSNKTNNTSKGNNSSTNSNKTNNSSKGNNSSTDSNKTNNSSKGNNSSTDSNTTNNTSKGNNSSTNSHKTKNSSKGNNSTTNSNKTNNSSKGNNSTTNRNNSSTDSNKTNNSSKGNNSSTDSNKTNNSSKGNNSSTDSNKTNNSSKGNNSSTDSNKTNNSSKGNNSSTDSNKTNNSSKGNNSSTNSNTTNNSSKGNNSSSISNYNNSSSNNSKNNSSSNYTNRSSNTSSSSNSCSNNNSSSSNENSNNSISNKNSNNNNSNNSSSNDNKNSNNSSSNDNKNSSNSNSMNSNEKNSGKKNSSNHYNRNSKNKNRSNKNSSRNSNKNRNSSSRNSKNSNNNKQQRQQQQQLTAATVTIGSSSNYKNSSANKMSSSNNKKQQQQQKQQQ